In Candidatus Neomarinimicrobiota bacterium, the DNA window GGAAGAATCGACGGCAAATTTACGTCAGCAGGTGCTGGAGCGCAGCCGGTTCGAGAATCTGGTGGGTGAGAGCAAAGCGATGGAAGAGGTGTTCAAGACCGCGGAAAAAGTTGCTTTAAGCGATGCTCCGGTGCTTGTGTTGGGCGAAACGGGCACCGGCAAAGAGGAGTTGGCAAAAGCCATCCACCACAACGGCTATCGATCCGAAGAGCCGTTTGTCCCGGTGAATTGCGGTTCGATTCCGGAGAACCTTATCGAGAGTGAATTGTTTGGACATGAAAAAGGCGCATTTACTGGTGCCGATCGGCGGCACATCGGGAGCTTTGAACAGGCGAACGGCGGCACCGTCTTCCTGGACGAAATTGCTGAACTGCCGCTACAGGTGCAGGTAAAGCTTCTTCGTGTGCTGCAGGAACATCAAATTCAGCGGGTCGGCGGAGAACAGATAATTGATCTCGATATCCGGATCATAGCCGCCACCAATCAGGACCTCCGGGAGATGGTGGAGAACGGCACGTTCCGGGAAGACCTTTATTACCGTCTGAACGTCGTAAGTATTACCATGCCGCCGCTCCGGAACCGAAATGGCGATATAGATATGCTGGCGGAGCATTTTCTGATTGAATTGAGTGAGGGCCAACAGGTTCGACTGTCCGATGAGGTGTACGAACTGTTCCATCGGTATCCGTTTCCTGGAAACGTCCGGGAACTGCGGAACGCCATTCAGCGGGCGCTGGTCATGAATGACGGGGAAGAAATCCAAGTTGACGATCTCCCGTCACACATCCGGAACCAACAGGACGATACTTCCGATAAACAACTCGATTTGCACAATATGACCCTGGAAGAGATCGAACGGTCTGCAATTATGCAGGCGCTTGAACAGACCGGCGGCAACCAGACCCAGGCAGCCAAGCGGCTGGGCATTCCCCGGCACGTCCTGATTTACCGGCTGAAGAAGTATGATATTGAAGTGTGAGCCTCCTGCGGCGGAGTGTTATAGTGTTCGGGTGTTAAGGTGTTATTGTTTTGAACTTCATCTGTTTCGTACTCCTAATCTTAATAATACTCTTCGTTATCCCGGTGTAATGAAGAGGATTATCCTTATTCTCTGACTGCTGGATTTGGGGGTAACTTTTGTATATTTTGGTTTGGGAGATGTATTCCGATATTCAACACTATTGACGACGCCAGGAGCGATCACCGGAGATTCCGTTCACACTACGCGTCTCCGGCTATACTGATTACTCTTCGTCCTACGGGATTCTGTTCAGTATTTGGCAGCTGCCGGATTAATCGTGTGTGATATATTTCCTTTAGCAAGCATTGTAACCCTGGTCAGGGTCGTGACCCCTGACAGGGTCTGTCTGGATTCGTTAATAGCAGATCTCACCAGTTAAATCCAGAGTGATTATTTCCTATCCATCCACCAACCACCAACAACACACAACGAACAACCGACAACCAACCGGTTTTTCCCTTCTGCCTTCTTCCTCAATTCCTGTAGACTAATCCACATGTAATTCCTGTTTTTGTAGAATATCCTACAACCCGAATATAATGTTCCAGACTTAAAGAGTATGGTTAAGCCATTTCGGGTATCTGGAACAGCCGTTGCATATGTATGGATAGAATAATGAAAGCAACCGAAAACAAAGGAGATAACGTATGAAAACAGTCAAATCACTTTTAGTTGCAGTCGCATTGCTTGGATTCAGTGTTGGTGTATCCGCCCAGGGAATGCACGGTATGCAGGGGAATCAAGGAAAAGTTGGCCAGATGGGCGGTCATGGTGGAATGATGGGCATGATGCAGGGAATGCATGGTGGCGGTATGATGAGTGGTATGCACGACAGTCAGGGAATGATGGGCCAGTCGGTTCCCTCGGTGAAGACGATCCTTGTCCAGGCGAATGCCCTGGAACTCACGGGCGATCAGGTACAAACCTTAAAGAAACAGGCCTCCGACCTGCAGAAGCAGGTGATCCGGTTGAAGGCAGACGCGAAGATTGCCGGACTGGATTTGGCGCAGGCACTGAACAGCAATGACTTGAAGCAGAAAGACGTTGAAAATGCACTGGAAAACCGGCACGCCCAGAAGTTGAAAATACAGAAGACACTTCTTAACAGCTATTTCGACGGACTGGACGTGCTGACGGAAGAGCAGCGCGCGCAAGTATCAGTTGTTGGCGGTGGCTGCGGTATGATGGGTGGAATGCACGGCAAGCCCGATAAGCCCGGACAGAGCGGCTCCCATATGGGGGGTATGATGCAGGATGATCACGGAGATATGGAATAATAAGACGACTGGAAGTATTACGTATTGCGTATTACGTACCCGGACTTCTGGTTTACCGTTAAAGTAATACACAGTCCGCATTACAAATCACTCGAAAATTAAGACCCTATAACAATAACACACTAACACGTTGTTAACTTGAACATCGGAACACTTTAACACTTGAACAATGAGGTGCAACAATCCCCCCTCAATAAATGGCATCGGAGAGAGCAACTCTCTCCGGTGTTTTTTATTTACTCCCGATATCCAACCCTGATTTAGCAAAGCCAAAACCCGTTACCACAAATGATAATTTCCAGAGATTCAGATGAAGAATATTCTACAACACTTTCACTCAACTGAAGGTATTGTTGAAAAATTAATCACCAATAATTCGCGTATTTACAGTGATATAGAGCAGGTAGTTCGAAAAATGGCATCCGGATTGCGTAATGACTGTTGAAGATGACAACAATCAAATATTCACCATAACCGATTTAGGATAAGACATATGTATCAACTGGGGACACATTTGCTGGAGCTGACGCTATTGGTCAGTCTGTTTGCACTGGGGTCCAGTCTGTGGGGATATCATCGTCGCAAGCTGGAGTTTGTCCAGAGTAGCCGTCGGGCAGTACTGCTGGCGTTCGTCTTAGTGAGTGCGGCATCCGGAATACTGCTCTGGGCGCTTATCACACACGATTTTCGTGTAGAATACGTGGCGAGTTATACCAATTCAACGCTCTCGACATTTTACAGTATTACGGCATTCTGGGCGGGACAAAAAGGCTCCATGCTGTTTTGGGCATGGATTCTCGGTGGCTTTTCGGCATTGACCGTATATCAAAACCGAAAACAGAATACCAAACTCATGCCGTATGTCATGGCAACGCTGATGGTCGTACAGGGATTTTTTCTGGCGATGATGCTGTTTGCTGCCAATCCGTTTGAAACGCTGGCATTCACGCCACAGGATGGACAAGGCCTCAATCCTTTGCTGCAGAATTCCGGGATGGCGATGCATCCGCCTACTCTCTACCTGGGCTACATTGCGTTCACGATACCGTTCGCCTTCGCTATTGCGTCGCTATTCACCCGGAAACTGGATTCCCAGTGGATTACGACCACGCGGAAATGGACGATCGCCGCGTGGTTCTTTCTGACATTGGGCAATCTCTTCGGAATGAAATGGGCGTATGTGGAACTCGGCTGGGGCGGCTTCTGGGCGTGGGATCCGGTGGAAAATGCCTCCTTTCTTCCTTGGCTGACTGGCACGGCTTTTCTTCACTCCGTTATGATCCAGGAACGACGGGGGATGCTCAAAGTCTGGAACATGAGTCTCATAGTAATCACATTTTTGCTGACAATCCTTGGGACATTCATCACCCGGAGCGGACTGATTTCCTCCGTCCATTCCTTCGGGGTTTCGAAAGTCGGGCCGTTTTTTCTCTGGTTCCTGCTGATTGCCGCCGGCGTGTCGGTCTATCTGATTATCACTCGATTGCCTGACTTGGAATCGGAACACGAACTGGATTCCCTGCTCTCGCGGGAAAGCAGTTTCTTACTGAACAACATGCTACTGCTGGGAGCGGCCTTCGCCGTGCTGTGGGGGACGCTGTTCCCAATTATTTCGGAAGCGGTGACCGGAGAGAAGATCACTGTTGGCGCGCCGTTTTTCAATCAGGTGACAACACCTATATTTCTGACGCTCCTGCTGCTGACGGGTATCTGTCCGCTCATCGCGTGGCGCAAGGCGACAGGCCGAAATTTCCGCCGGAATTTCTTCTGGCCGCTCATGGTGAGTGTCGTCGCCGGGGTGGTATTCTGGGTGGCCGGCATCGCCAATATCTACATCTGGATGTCGTTTACCTTTTCTGTCTTCGTCATGTATACCATCGGGATGGAATTTTGGAAAGGTCTCCGTGCGAAGATGCGATCGGCTGGCCGTTCGATCTGGCAGGCAACGGTGAGTATGATCCGGACGAACCAGCGGCGCTATGGCGGGTATATCATTCACGTGGGCATCGTCATGATTATCGTCGGGATCACCGGCTCGGTGGGATTCAAAACGGAACAGAAAGCCATGCTGAACAAGGGCGATCGCACTTCAATAAAGAATTACGAGATTGAACTGGTTGACCTCTATTCGGAACAAGATCCCGAAAAAGCCAGTTACGGCGCCAATCTGAATGTGTATAAAAACGGCGCCATGTTCGCCACGATGACACCGGAAAAGCGGATCCACCGAACCAAACAGGACCAACCGCACACCGAAGTGGCGCTGCATCAAACATTAAAAGAAGACCTGTACATCATTTATGCCGGCACGAATGAGGCCGGCAAGGCGGTGCTGGATATCCACATCAACCCGCTGACGGTCTGGATCTGGGCCGGCGGTATTATCATGGCATTTGGCACCCTGATCGCACTGTTACCGAATCGTAAAAAATCGAAGGAGATAGAGAATAATGAAACGTCTGTTTACGCTCGTACTGGCGATCGGACTCCTGTCCCAGCCGCTTAACCTGGCTGCGGAATCATCCGGGAATGTCTCTGCCGTCACTAAAGGGCTCATGTGTACCTGTGGCTGTACGATGGTCCTGTACAGTTGCCAGTGTGGTGTCGCGGACCAGATGACGGAAGACATCCGGGGTATGCTGGATGCCGGTCTGAGCAAGGATGAAATCTTTGCCAAATATGTTGATGAAAACGGTCAGGCTATTTTAGCGGCTCCTCCCAAAGAGGGGTTTAATCTCAGCGCATGGATTCTGCCCTTTGCGGCACTGGGAATCGCTGGAGTAATAGTGGTGCTGGTGTTACGGAAATGGCGCAGCCGCGGAGCTGAACACATAATACCGGAAAATTCAGTGAATTCCACGTATCTCGAAGAGGTTGAACGGGAACTTGAAGCAATAGAGGAAGACTATGTTTAGCGCGATATATCTCATCATCATAATCATCAGCGGATACATACTGGTACAGCCGTTTTTCCGAAGCACGCCGGCGGTGGCCATTTCCACCAACGGGAATGCGGATTTGAAATACCGGAAGCAAGAACTGCTGCGTGAACTCAAAGAAATCGAATTTGACTACCACATGGGCAAACTGAGCGAGGAGGATTATCACGAGCTGACCCGGGAATACAAACTGCGGGCGGCGCAGGTTCTGCAGGAATTAAAAGGCGTACAACCTGCTGCTCCGGAACAGGAGAAGGAGACCTCTGATTGCCCGGCGTGTCAGTCACCATTGCCGGACGGCGCACAGTTTTGCCCCCAATGCGGAACACAGTTAGGAGAAAACCATGCGTAATAAA includes these proteins:
- a CDS encoding sigma-54 dependent transcriptional regulator, with protein sequence MNTEPQKRNILVIDDDVSLGRVIFYELKQRGFTATTAQSGEEGLQLYQKQDFDAVLTDMRMEGKSGLDVLREVLAINPDEVVIIMTAYGTMDNAMKAVKIGAADYITKPFATDQLAFVIEKALRMKSLEESTANLRQQVLERSRFENLVGESKAMEEVFKTAEKVALSDAPVLVLGETGTGKEELAKAIHHNGYRSEEPFVPVNCGSIPENLIESELFGHEKGAFTGADRRHIGSFEQANGGTVFLDEIAELPLQVQVKLLRVLQEHQIQRVGGEQIIDLDIRIIAATNQDLREMVENGTFREDLYYRLNVVSITMPPLRNRNGDIDMLAEHFLIELSEGQQVRLSDEVYELFHRYPFPGNVRELRNAIQRALVMNDGEEIQVDDLPSHIRNQQDDTSDKQLDLHNMTLEEIERSAIMQALEQTGGNQTQAAKRLGIPRHVLIYRLKKYDIEV
- a CDS encoding zinc ribbon domain-containing protein; this translates as MFSAIYLIIIIISGYILVQPFFRSTPAVAISTNGNADLKYRKQELLRELKEIEFDYHMGKLSEEDYHELTREYKLRAAQVLQELKGVQPAAPEQEKETSDCPACQSPLPDGAQFCPQCGTQLGENHA
- a CDS encoding cytochrome c-type biogenesis protein CcmH, whose product is MKRLFTLVLAIGLLSQPLNLAAESSGNVSAVTKGLMCTCGCTMVLYSCQCGVADQMTEDIRGMLDAGLSKDEIFAKYVDENGQAILAAPPKEGFNLSAWILPFAALGIAGVIVVLVLRKWRSRGAEHIIPENSVNSTYLEEVERELEAIEEDYV
- a CDS encoding heme lyase CcmF/NrfE family subunit; the encoded protein is MYQLGTHLLELTLLVSLFALGSSLWGYHRRKLEFVQSSRRAVLLAFVLVSAASGILLWALITHDFRVEYVASYTNSTLSTFYSITAFWAGQKGSMLFWAWILGGFSALTVYQNRKQNTKLMPYVMATLMVVQGFFLAMMLFAANPFETLAFTPQDGQGLNPLLQNSGMAMHPPTLYLGYIAFTIPFAFAIASLFTRKLDSQWITTTRKWTIAAWFFLTLGNLFGMKWAYVELGWGGFWAWDPVENASFLPWLTGTAFLHSVMIQERRGMLKVWNMSLIVITFLLTILGTFITRSGLISSVHSFGVSKVGPFFLWFLLIAAGVSVYLIITRLPDLESEHELDSLLSRESSFLLNNMLLLGAAFAVLWGTLFPIISEAVTGEKITVGAPFFNQVTTPIFLTLLLLTGICPLIAWRKATGRNFRRNFFWPLMVSVVAGVVFWVAGIANIYIWMSFTFSVFVMYTIGMEFWKGLRAKMRSAGRSIWQATVSMIRTNQRRYGGYIIHVGIVMIIVGITGSVGFKTEQKAMLNKGDRTSIKNYEIELVDLYSEQDPEKASYGANLNVYKNGAMFATMTPEKRIHRTKQDQPHTEVALHQTLKEDLYIIYAGTNEAGKAVLDIHINPLTVWIWAGGIIMAFGTLIALLPNRKKSKEIENNETSVYARTGDRTPVPAA